A window of the Mucilaginibacter sp. cycad4 genome harbors these coding sequences:
- a CDS encoding glycoside hydrolase family 43 protein — protein MKRTIKHICLLLAIALMFSCKASKSVYLFTSFHEPANEGLRFLYGYDAYHWNAIDHIFIKPEVGDAKIMRDPSIAQGPDGTYHLVWTTGWKNDKGIGYASSKDLIHWSAEEHIEVMGNEPTAVNAWAPELFYDDEAKDFIIVWASTVPFRFPKGQEDENNNHRLYYTRTKDFKTFSPSKLFLDPSFSVIDAEIVKRAKNDYVLVMKDNTRPNRNILVAFSNNPLGPYSNYTPRFTEPFSEGPGMTKAGDNWLIYYDSYRLKRYGAMRTTDFKTFTDLADSVNVPVGHKHGTIFKVTKKQLGQLLQAAGQTKATKHE, from the coding sequence GTGAAAAGGACTATTAAACATATCTGCTTATTGTTGGCTATTGCATTGATGTTTTCATGTAAGGCAAGTAAAAGCGTGTACCTTTTTACATCGTTTCATGAGCCTGCCAATGAAGGTTTGCGCTTTTTGTACGGCTACGATGCTTATCACTGGAATGCTATTGACCACATCTTCATTAAACCCGAAGTCGGCGATGCAAAGATCATGCGCGACCCATCCATCGCTCAGGGACCTGATGGTACATATCATTTGGTATGGACAACCGGCTGGAAAAATGATAAAGGTATCGGTTATGCCAGCTCAAAAGACCTGATCCATTGGTCGGCCGAAGAGCATATTGAGGTGATGGGCAACGAGCCTACCGCTGTAAATGCCTGGGCTCCCGAATTATTTTATGACGACGAAGCCAAAGATTTTATCATTGTTTGGGCTTCTACCGTGCCATTCAGGTTTCCGAAAGGACAGGAGGATGAAAACAATAACCACCGTCTGTATTACACCCGGACTAAAGATTTTAAAACATTCAGTCCCTCAAAGCTTTTCCTTGATCCGAGTTTCAGCGTAATTGATGCTGAGATCGTGAAGCGGGCCAAAAATGATTATGTGCTGGTGATGAAGGATAATACCCGGCCTAACCGCAATATCCTGGTAGCGTTCAGCAATAATCCGCTGGGGCCATATAGCAACTATACCCCGCGATTTACCGAGCCTTTCAGTGAAGGCCCGGGCATGACCAAAGCAGGTGATAACTGGTTGATCTATTATGATTCGTACCGGTTAAAAAGATATGGCGCTATGCGCACAACCGACTTTAAAACCTTTACAGATCTGGCCGATAGCGTAAACGTACCGGTAGGGCACAAACACGGTACCATATTTAAAGTTACCAAAAAACAGCTTGGACAGCTTTTACAGGCAGCCGGGCAAACCAAAGCAACTAAACATGAATAA
- a CDS encoding glycoside hydrolase family 140 protein, with product MMLKKSTILIAIACLFFAFKNNEEMPRLSISTNHRYFMAGDKPFFWLGDTGWLLFSKLKREEAEQYLDIRSKQGFNVIQVMVVHSIKETNAYGDSALSNKNIAQPKTTPGNTFGKGNEYDYWDHIDWIITKAAEKGLYVALVPVWGSVVKESHIGAEKAKAYAEFLAKRYHDRPNVIWMNGGDIAGSDSLKTWNAIGNTLHDVDGTHLITYHPRGRTQSSKWFHNESWLDFNCFQSGHRTYAQDTSKKDLKYGEDNWRYVQTDYNLSPAKPTLDAEPSYEKIPYGLHNIKLPRWTAADVRRYGYWSVFAGACGYTYGDNDVMQMHKSTDKGSAYGSKGYWYNSINDPGAKQMIYLKKLMLSRPYLERVPDQSLIAGNNGTRYNRLIATRGKNYVFVYTYTGREININADKLEGTKLKASWYNPRNGQTTAIGTFAKAKTIKFKPPGKVSNGNDWVLILDAI from the coding sequence ATGATGCTTAAAAAATCTACCATACTAATTGCCATTGCCTGTTTGTTTTTTGCATTCAAAAACAACGAAGAAATGCCGCGCTTAAGCATATCCACCAACCACCGCTATTTCATGGCCGGCGATAAGCCATTTTTTTGGCTGGGCGATACCGGCTGGTTGTTATTCTCCAAATTGAAAAGAGAAGAAGCCGAACAATACCTTGATATCCGCAGTAAACAAGGCTTTAATGTGATCCAGGTGATGGTGGTGCACAGCATTAAAGAAACCAATGCCTATGGTGACTCGGCCCTGAGCAACAAAAATATTGCTCAACCTAAAACAACTCCAGGCAACACTTTCGGTAAAGGAAACGAGTACGATTATTGGGATCACATTGACTGGATCATCACCAAAGCTGCAGAAAAGGGATTATATGTAGCACTGGTACCCGTGTGGGGATCGGTTGTGAAAGAGAGCCACATTGGTGCAGAAAAAGCGAAAGCATACGCTGAATTTTTAGCCAAAAGATATCATGACCGTCCAAATGTGATCTGGATGAATGGCGGTGACATCGCCGGTTCCGATTCATTGAAAACCTGGAATGCTATTGGTAATACGCTGCATGATGTGGATGGAACACACCTCATTACCTATCATCCCCGCGGGCGTACACAATCATCAAAATGGTTCCATAATGAAAGCTGGTTAGATTTTAATTGTTTTCAGTCGGGCCATCGCACCTATGCGCAGGATACCTCAAAAAAGGATCTGAAGTATGGCGAAGACAATTGGCGCTATGTACAAACGGATTACAATCTGTCACCCGCAAAACCAACCCTTGACGCCGAGCCATCTTACGAAAAAATCCCTTACGGATTACATAACATCAAATTACCCCGCTGGACGGCTGCCGATGTAAGGCGCTATGGTTACTGGTCGGTTTTTGCAGGGGCTTGCGGATATACATACGGGGATAACGATGTAATGCAAATGCACAAGTCAACCGATAAAGGCAGCGCTTATGGTTCTAAAGGATACTGGTATAATTCAATTAATGATCCGGGAGCTAAACAGATGATCTACCTGAAAAAACTCATGCTGTCGCGCCCGTATTTGGAGCGTGTACCCGACCAATCATTAATTGCCGGTAACAATGGTACAAGATATAACAGATTGATAGCCACCCGGGGTAAAAACTATGTTTTTGTATATACCTATACCGGCAGGGAGATCAATATCAATGCTGATAAACTGGAAGGTACAAAACTGAAAGCATCGTGGTATAACCCGCGCAACGGGCAAACTACTGCTATCGGAACGTTCGCGAAAGCTAAAACAATCAAATTTAAACCACCCGGCAAAGTATCTAATGGTAACGACTGGGTACTCATTCTTGACGCTATATAA
- a CDS encoding glycoside hydrolase family 2 TIM barrel-domain containing protein, which produces MRSACFKIWIALLFVINWSVTQAQETQKLFLSGTGSDHTVNWQFFCTAGNNSGKWTTIPVPSNWEFQGFGKYNYGLAKDSLRGKEQGLYKYEFNIPASWQGKAINIVFDGSMTDTEVKLNGKSAGPIHQGSFYRFKYDVGALLNYGKSNLLEVTVSKHSANASVNAAERKGDFWIFGGIFRPVFLEAAPKSHISYYAVDAKANGNLKAQLKLTSVKNGTVTGQVYTLAGQKFGAPFSVKVNGGDTVANISTHIASPKLWSPEFPNLYNVVFTLSENGKPIHTVKQRIGFRTVELREHDGIYVNNAKIKFKGVNRHSFWPTTGRALNKKVSIGDVQLMKDMNMNAVRMSHYPPDDHFLDVCDSLGLFVLDELTGWHHAYDDVVGSKLTKELIEKDINHPSIVIWDNGNEGGFNFNLDHWFDELDLQKRPLIHPWGIFRGTNTQHYINYDYGTNTGINGHDIFFPTEFLHGLYDGGAGAGLDDFWKQMWHTPISAGGFIWDFADEAVVRTDKNGELDTDGDHGPDGIVGPYHEKEGSYYAIKEIWSPVYLEPREITPAFNGTLRLENRYSYTNLKQCTFSYKLDMLNGAGQAAKTGVIASPDVAPGQYGNLQLQLPKDWQNFDVLYVSAFDVNKHELFTWSFPVNDHDKITNRIITKTGGSKAVITETDSLYKVKTGNGIELAFNRNSGILVSVKNVKGDIPFNNGPVLVEGQDQTGFEKLTYHYEGDNLVVEGVFPPKKSEPLLKWTIYPSGWVQLDVKYWPIGEDATLMGVNFSFPEKDIKGVTYMGDGPYRVWKNRMKGTSLGIWDKTYNNTITGQGKVVYPEFKGYYSNLYWMKLQTTGQPVTIVCNSRDVFMRLFTPANPAKVYNTAPAFPLGDISFMHGITPIGTKSQKPEKLGPGGQKNQYFNYDRNIEDALSLNLYFDFSGK; this is translated from the coding sequence ATGAGATCTGCCTGCTTTAAAATATGGATTGCTTTACTTTTTGTTATCAATTGGTCGGTAACCCAGGCCCAGGAAACACAAAAGCTATTCCTGTCGGGTACAGGGAGCGATCATACCGTAAACTGGCAGTTTTTCTGCACCGCGGGTAATAACTCCGGCAAATGGACAACCATCCCGGTACCCTCAAACTGGGAATTTCAGGGCTTTGGCAAATATAATTACGGGCTTGCAAAGGATAGTTTAAGAGGCAAGGAACAGGGACTTTATAAATACGAGTTCAATATACCCGCGTCATGGCAGGGCAAGGCTATCAATATTGTTTTTGATGGCTCCATGACCGATACCGAGGTGAAGCTGAACGGCAAGTCGGCCGGGCCAATCCACCAGGGATCGTTTTATCGTTTCAAGTATGATGTAGGCGCTCTGCTTAACTACGGCAAATCAAATCTATTAGAGGTAACCGTATCCAAACATTCGGCCAATGCATCGGTAAACGCCGCCGAGCGTAAAGGTGATTTCTGGATCTTCGGCGGGATTTTCAGGCCGGTATTTTTGGAGGCTGCGCCTAAATCGCACATCAGCTATTATGCTGTTGATGCCAAAGCCAATGGTAATTTAAAAGCCCAACTGAAACTGACATCTGTAAAAAACGGCACCGTAACAGGCCAGGTGTATACTTTGGCAGGACAAAAGTTCGGTGCTCCGTTTTCTGTGAAGGTTAACGGTGGTGATACCGTTGCCAATATCAGTACGCATATTGCTTCGCCAAAATTATGGTCGCCGGAGTTTCCCAACCTGTATAATGTGGTGTTTACGCTAAGTGAAAACGGCAAGCCCATTCATACGGTAAAACAACGCATTGGCTTTCGTACGGTTGAGTTAAGGGAGCATGATGGTATTTACGTAAATAACGCAAAGATCAAATTTAAAGGGGTAAACCGTCATTCGTTTTGGCCAACCACAGGCAGGGCGCTAAATAAAAAAGTAAGCATCGGGGATGTTCAGCTCATGAAGGATATGAACATGAACGCGGTGCGTATGTCGCATTACCCGCCCGACGATCATTTCCTGGATGTATGCGACTCGTTAGGCCTTTTTGTGTTGGATGAGCTCACCGGCTGGCACCATGCCTATGACGATGTAGTCGGTTCAAAACTAACAAAAGAGCTTATCGAAAAAGATATCAATCATCCATCCATTGTGATATGGGACAATGGCAACGAGGGCGGTTTCAACTTTAACCTCGATCATTGGTTTGATGAGCTGGATCTTCAAAAACGTCCGCTGATCCATCCCTGGGGGATCTTCCGCGGAACAAATACCCAGCATTATATCAATTACGACTACGGTACTAACACGGGCATCAATGGCCATGATATATTTTTCCCGACGGAGTTTTTACACGGCTTGTACGATGGTGGCGCAGGTGCAGGGCTGGACGATTTCTGGAAACAGATGTGGCATACCCCGATTTCGGCCGGTGGTTTTATCTGGGATTTTGCCGATGAAGCTGTTGTTCGTACCGATAAAAACGGGGAGCTTGACACCGACGGCGACCACGGCCCTGACGGTATTGTAGGCCCATATCACGAAAAGGAAGGTAGCTACTATGCTATTAAAGAGATCTGGAGCCCGGTTTATCTCGAACCCCGTGAAATAACACCGGCGTTTAACGGTACCTTGCGTTTAGAGAACAGGTACTCCTATACTAATCTGAAACAATGTACCTTCAGCTATAAGCTGGATATGCTCAACGGTGCTGGTCAGGCTGCGAAAACAGGCGTTATTGCTTCGCCGGATGTTGCGCCGGGCCAATACGGAAATTTGCAATTACAATTACCTAAAGACTGGCAAAATTTCGATGTGTTGTATGTATCAGCTTTTGATGTAAACAAGCATGAACTGTTTACCTGGAGTTTCCCGGTTAATGATCATGATAAGATCACCAACCGCATCATTACCAAAACAGGCGGAAGCAAAGCTGTAATTACCGAAACGGATTCGCTGTACAAGGTAAAAACCGGCAACGGGATCGAACTGGCTTTTAACCGCAACTCGGGCATCTTGGTTAGTGTGAAAAATGTTAAGGGCGATATCCCTTTTAACAATGGCCCGGTGCTGGTTGAAGGGCAGGATCAAACAGGTTTTGAAAAGCTCACCTATCATTACGAAGGCGATAACCTGGTGGTTGAAGGAGTATTCCCACCCAAAAAATCCGAGCCTTTATTGAAGTGGACGATCTACCCATCGGGCTGGGTACAGCTTGATGTTAAATACTGGCCAATCGGCGAAGATGCCACCTTAATGGGCGTCAATTTCTCCTTCCCCGAAAAAGACATCAAAGGTGTTACCTATATGGGCGATGGCCCGTACCGGGTATGGAAAAACCGCATGAAGGGCACGTCGCTGGGGATATGGGATAAAACGTATAACAATACTATAACCGGGCAAGGCAAGGTTGTTTATCCCGAATTTAAGGGCTATTACTCCAACCTGTACTGGATGAAATTGCAAACTACCGGGCAGCCGGTAACCATTGTTTGCAACAGCCGGGACGTTTTTATGCGCCTGTTTACGCCGGCAAACCCTGCAAAGGTTTACAATACGGCCCCGGCCTTCCCGTTGGGAGATATTTCGTTTATGCATGGCATAACGCCTATCGGCACCAAATCGCAAAAGCCTGAAAAGTTGGGTCCCGGCGGGCAAAAGAACCAATATTTTAATTATGACAGGAATATAGAAGACGCGCTTTCGCTAAACCTGTATTTCGACTTTTCGGGTAAATAA
- a CDS encoding sialate O-acetylesterase: MIPRLIKYCWLTICLLSPGIAGAQVVLPKVLGNNMVLQRNTLVPVWGTASPGEKVTVKFSKQIKTTTADASGKWMVKLDAMPASAKPSILTISGTNTIQLQNILVGEVWLCSGQSNMQYEMRKNSKVKKPDTSTANSPVDELERAHNPQIRIFLVTQKNLLKPDSTHSGWSVAEDSALRAFSAAGYFFAKNLQHDLKVPVGIISSAVSGSRIEPWVSQEGFDAISYFKANNIKIDGDPGKFYAKMIEPVAPYALKGFLWYQGESNCFLGETISYTYKMEALINNWRKLWGDKTLPFYYVQIAPYYYTQGKGPVTYTPFTEPELREAQAAALQIPHTGMIITTDLNDDLKNIHPPFKWEIGRRLELQALANTYKQKVVFSGPVYKSMKISGDKIILEFDHVGAGLVSHDGKPLTDFTIAGADGNFGAAEATIKGNTVEVSAQSVAKPAAARFAWSESAQPNFYNKDGLPAAPFRTDNPLKFTLTAN, from the coding sequence ATGATACCGCGCCTGATAAAATATTGTTGGTTGACGATCTGCCTGTTAAGCCCCGGGATTGCCGGGGCCCAGGTTGTTTTGCCCAAAGTATTGGGTAACAATATGGTATTGCAGCGTAATACGCTTGTACCCGTTTGGGGTACTGCATCACCGGGTGAAAAGGTTACGGTAAAGTTCAGTAAGCAAATAAAAACAACCACGGCCGATGCATCAGGTAAATGGATGGTAAAACTTGACGCGATGCCGGCATCTGCCAAACCATCAATATTGACTATATCAGGTACCAACACTATCCAACTGCAAAATATACTGGTGGGCGAGGTGTGGCTTTGCTCGGGCCAGTCAAACATGCAATACGAGATGCGCAAGAACAGCAAGGTGAAAAAGCCGGACACCAGCACCGCAAATTCACCGGTTGATGAACTTGAACGCGCACACAACCCGCAGATCAGGATTTTCCTCGTTACGCAGAAAAATCTACTTAAGCCCGATTCAACGCATTCGGGATGGAGTGTGGCCGAAGATTCGGCTTTGAGAGCTTTTTCAGCAGCAGGATACTTCTTTGCTAAAAACTTGCAGCATGACCTGAAAGTGCCGGTGGGCATTATTTCATCGGCAGTAAGCGGCAGCAGGATTGAGCCCTGGGTATCGCAGGAAGGTTTCGATGCTATCTCATATTTCAAGGCAAACAATATTAAAATTGATGGCGATCCCGGTAAGTTTTATGCCAAAATGATTGAGCCGGTTGCGCCTTATGCACTCAAAGGTTTTTTATGGTACCAGGGCGAAAGCAATTGCTTTTTAGGCGAAACCATCAGCTATACCTACAAAATGGAGGCGCTCATCAACAACTGGCGCAAACTCTGGGGCGATAAAACACTGCCATTTTATTACGTGCAGATAGCGCCATATTATTATACCCAGGGAAAAGGCCCGGTAACCTATACGCCATTCACCGAACCCGAATTGCGCGAAGCCCAGGCCGCTGCCCTGCAAATTCCGCATACAGGTATGATCATTACTACTGATCTGAACGATGATCTTAAAAATATCCACCCGCCATTTAAATGGGAAATAGGCAGGAGGCTTGAGCTGCAGGCACTGGCCAATACCTATAAACAAAAGGTGGTTTTTTCGGGTCCGGTATACAAAAGCATGAAAATAAGCGGCGATAAGATCATCCTGGAGTTTGATCATGTAGGTGCCGGGTTGGTAAGCCATGATGGTAAACCGCTCACTGATTTCACTATTGCCGGAGCCGATGGGAATTTTGGCGCTGCCGAGGCCACAATAAAAGGAAATACGGTTGAAGTTTCAGCCCAGTCGGTTGCCAAACCTGCCGCCGCGCGCTTTGCCTGGTCGGAATCTGCACAGCCCAATTTTTATAATAAGGATGGTTTGCCTGCCGCGCCCTTCCGTACAGATAACCCACTGAAATTTACTTTAACTGCTAACTGA
- a CDS encoding six-hairpin glycosidase: protein MNKFIIILFFMSMGCIARAQDTVHYSGNTIANVDYHHGQLTPVIGVHSKQIFRANREHPELAEGFGFTYNHAPMLAYWNNTFYVEYLSDKVGESVPPGQTLLMTSKDGEVWSKPSVVFPQYKIPDGTTKEGHPGVAKDLYSVMHQRMGFYTSKSKRLLVLGFYGICLDGHDDPNDGLGIGRVVREVLPNGKFGPIYFIHYNPKWNEKNTSYPFYKKSKDKGFVQACDELMANPLMMMQWVEETDKKDPLIPLHKDYKAFNFYHLSDGRVVGLWKYALTAISTDNGKTWPINASRAPRFVNANAKIWGQRTSDGKYVTVYNPSEFRWPLALSVSKDGLDYTNLLLVNGEISTMRYGGAYKSYGPQYVRGIEEGNGIPPDGKLWVTYSMNKEDIWVSSIPVPITEKADAHASEVFNQLPVGKELEKWNTYSPQWAPAGIDKTPDGERVLTLKDSDPFDFAKAERVVPVSKKLMTDFTLTAGQNNTGMLDIEFQDEKGTAAIRLTLDSAGEFRTKAGYRNKNFMKYEAGIQYHVVIKLNTDTRFYTVNVNGKDVLTGLFFTPVLSVNRVVFRTGDIRRFPDADTPTDQDFDRPNAGEAAKQAVFYIKSFKTSNY from the coding sequence ATGAATAAGTTCATCATCATATTGTTTTTTATGTCGATGGGATGCATTGCCAGGGCACAGGATACCGTGCATTACAGCGGCAATACCATAGCTAATGTCGATTACCATCACGGGCAATTAACCCCGGTGATAGGTGTGCACAGCAAACAGATCTTCAGGGCTAACCGCGAGCACCCGGAACTGGCCGAGGGCTTCGGCTTTACTTACAATCATGCGCCCATGCTGGCTTACTGGAACAACACTTTTTATGTTGAATACCTGAGCGATAAGGTAGGTGAAAGTGTACCGCCGGGCCAAACCCTGCTCATGACTTCAAAAGATGGCGAAGTATGGTCAAAGCCTTCCGTAGTTTTCCCTCAGTATAAAATACCAGATGGCACTACTAAAGAAGGGCATCCCGGTGTGGCGAAAGACCTGTATTCGGTGATGCACCAGCGGATGGGCTTTTATACCTCCAAATCAAAACGCCTGTTGGTACTGGGTTTTTATGGCATTTGTTTAGATGGGCATGACGACCCGAATGATGGATTGGGCATTGGCCGGGTAGTGCGGGAGGTATTACCAAATGGCAAATTCGGGCCGATTTATTTTATCCACTACAACCCAAAATGGAACGAAAAGAATACCTCATATCCTTTTTATAAAAAGAGCAAAGACAAAGGTTTTGTGCAGGCCTGCGATGAGTTGATGGCCAACCCGCTGATGATGATGCAATGGGTGGAGGAAACGGATAAAAAAGACCCGCTGATCCCGCTGCATAAAGATTATAAGGCTTTTAACTTTTATCACCTGTCCGATGGCCGGGTTGTTGGTTTATGGAAATATGCGCTTACTGCTATCAGTACCGATAACGGCAAAACATGGCCAATCAATGCCAGCCGCGCCCCCCGGTTTGTAAATGCCAATGCCAAGATCTGGGGGCAGCGTACATCCGACGGTAAATATGTTACCGTGTACAACCCTTCAGAGTTCAGGTGGCCGCTGGCGTTGTCTGTTAGTAAAGACGGATTGGACTATACCAACCTGCTGCTGGTTAACGGCGAGATTTCGACCATGCGTTATGGCGGGGCCTATAAATCATATGGCCCGCAATATGTTCGCGGTATTGAAGAGGGCAATGGTATCCCCCCGGATGGGAAACTTTGGGTTACCTACAGCATGAACAAGGAGGATATCTGGGTGTCATCTATCCCGGTACCAATTACCGAAAAAGCAGATGCGCATGCCAGCGAGGTTTTTAACCAACTCCCAGTTGGTAAAGAGCTGGAGAAATGGAACACTTACAGCCCGCAATGGGCACCTGCAGGTATCGACAAAACCCCCGATGGTGAACGCGTGTTAACATTAAAAGATAGCGATCCCTTTGATTTTGCCAAAGCCGAGCGGGTTGTACCTGTTTCAAAAAAATTAATGACCGATTTTACCCTCACTGCCGGGCAAAACAACACCGGTATGCTGGATATCGAATTTCAGGATGAAAAAGGTACTGCTGCCATCAGGCTTACGCTTGATTCGGCAGGGGAGTTCCGTACCAAGGCCGGGTACCGCAACAAAAATTTCATGAAATATGAGGCCGGTATCCAATATCACGTGGTAATAAAGCTAAATACCGATACCCGCTTTTACACTGTGAATGTAAACGGCAAGGATGTGCTTACCGGCCTGTTTTTTACGCCGGTGCTGAGTGTAAACCGGGTGGTATTCCGTACCGGCGATATCAGAAGGTTCCCGGATGCCGACACGCCTACCGATCAGGATTTTGACCGGCCAAACGCCGGGGAAGCCGCTAAGCAAGCCGTTTTCTATATCAAATCATTTAAAACAAGTAATTACTAA